A region of Deinococcus rubellus DNA encodes the following proteins:
- a CDS encoding MFS transporter gives MNGPDRLSALPFGLIGALLFLNVYAPQSLLPVLARDFGVSAAQVGTVVGSTTLAMALFSPLSGLIADALGRRRVMLGAFALLILPSLLATQAHSLSALNLARFVQGLLIPLVMVAVSAYLAEESPPARFARLLTAYVTGTIVGGFAGRLLSGLAEYEGNWHLAFGLLALTNLAGLGVAWRGLPHEQHFTPQRRLPEAARVLAGHLHNPVLRLTCAVGFLILFVLVSVFNTVTLRLAAPPYSLGSGAIGFIFAVYLLGAVITPITAPALARRGPRWALGAAVLTSLAGLALTLASPLPLLIAGLAVAACGVFVAQAAALSAVQQSIAGGRSLANGLYNLAYYGGASVASVLAGAAYDWRGWNAVAALCLVAMLGAGGVGRRAWAKL, from the coding sequence ATGCGCCACAGAGCTTGCTGCCGGTGCTGGCCCGCGATTTCGGCGTGAGCGCGGCCCAAGTCGGCACGGTGGTCGGCAGCACCACGCTGGCGATGGCCCTCTTCTCGCCGCTCTCGGGCCTGATCGCCGACGCGCTGGGCCGCCGACGCGTCATGCTGGGGGCCTTCGCGCTGCTGATTTTGCCGAGCCTGCTGGCGACCCAGGCCCACTCGCTCAGTGCGCTCAACCTGGCCCGCTTCGTCCAGGGCCTGCTGATTCCGCTGGTGATGGTGGCCGTCAGCGCCTACCTGGCCGAGGAATCGCCGCCCGCGCGCTTTGCGCGGCTGCTCACCGCCTACGTCACCGGCACCATCGTGGGCGGCTTTGCCGGGCGGCTGCTGAGCGGTCTCGCCGAGTACGAGGGCAACTGGCATCTGGCCTTCGGGCTGCTGGCCCTCACCAACCTGGCGGGTCTGGGCGTGGCCTGGCGGGGCCTGCCGCACGAGCAGCACTTCACGCCGCAGCGCCGCTTACCGGAAGCCGCCCGCGTGCTCGCGGGTCATCTGCACAATCCGGTGCTGCGGCTGACCTGTGCGGTGGGCTTTCTAATTCTGTTCGTGCTGGTGTCGGTCTTCAATACCGTCACCCTGCGGCTGGCCGCCCCGCCGTACTCGCTGGGCAGCGGGGCCATCGGCTTTATCTTCGCGGTTTACCTGCTCGGCGCGGTCATCACGCCCATCACGGCCCCGGCCCTGGCGCGGCGCGGACCCCGCTGGGCACTCGGAGCTGCCGTGCTCACCAGCCTGGCGGGGCTGGCGCTCACCTTGGCCTCCCCGTTGCCGCTGCTGATCGCGGGTCTGGCCGTGGCCGCCTGCGGGGTCTTCGTGGCCCAGGCGGCAGCCCTCAGTGCCGTGCAGCAGAGCATCGCTGGCGGACGCAGCCTGGCCAACGGCCTCTACAACCTGGCCTACTACGGCGGCGCGTCGGTGGCCAGCGTGCTGGCGGGCGCAGCCTACGACTGGCGCGGCTGGAACGCGGTGGCCGCGCTGTGTCTGGTGGCGATGCTGGGCGCGGGTGGGGTGGGGCGGCGGGCCTGGGCGAAGCTCTGA